One segment of Solanum lycopersicum chromosome 1, SLM_r2.1 DNA contains the following:
- the LOC101249579 gene encoding uncharacterized protein encodes MDIEVDHYAALGLPSGEEGSQLSEKDISKAYKKKALELHPDKRRDDPNAHLNFQKLKTSYEILKDEKARKLFDDLLRVKREKIQRQSQHDSKRRKMMSDLDARERAAFSPDASVLAREEEERIARKLKEEIARIRAMHSKKVFTPIDPSQKEAHARAKESCTEGNGSSVDREKVLKVSWEKIGEDYTAQRLREVFSEFGEVEDVVIKSSKKKGSALVVMSSKEAARASCGNVLGDLSNPLLIVPLQPPMPSPFPNAEKNGESEGPSLSNLVGAGYQKFEDSVLEKMMKAAQRKK; translated from the exons ATGGATATTGAAGTTGATCATTATGCTGCTTTGGGTTTACCCTCTGGTGAGGAAGGGTCCCAACTTTCTGAGAAAGACATATCTAAAGCCTATAAGAAGAAAGCATTAGAGTTGCATCCAGACAAGAGGCGTGATGACCCAAATGCTCACTTGAACTTTCAAAAGCTGAAAACTTCATACGAGATTCTAAAGGACGAGAAAGCGAGGAAGCTATTTGATGATCTACTTCGTGTGAAACGTGAGAAGATCCAACGCCAATCACAACACGATTCAAAGCGTAGAAAGATGATGTCAGATCTCGATGCAAGAGAGCGTGCAGCTTTTTCACCTGATGCAAGTGTTCTAGCTCGAGAAGAGGAAGAACGAATTGCTAGAAAACTTAAGGAGGAGATTGCTCGAATTCGTGCAATGCATTCAAAGAAAGTGTTTACTCCTATAGATCCTTCACAGAAAGAGGCACATGCTAGAGCTAAGGAGAGTTGTACAGAAGGCAATGGGAGTAGTGTAGACAGGGAAAAGGTGCTTAAGGTATCTTGGGAGAAGATCGGTGAAGACTATACTGCCCAAAGACTAAGAGAGGTGTTTAGTGAGTTTGGTGAGGTTGAAGATGTAGTAATCAAGAGTTCTAAGAAGAAAGGGTCTGCTCTTGTTGTCATGTCATCTAAAGAAGCAGCT aGAGCTTCTTGTGGAAATGTCTTGGGGGATCTATCAAATCCTCTCTTAATTGTGCCTCTCCAGCCTCCAATGCCCTCTCCGTTTCCTAACGCTGAGAAAAATGGAGAATCTGAGGGCCCGAGTTTGAGTAATCTTGTAGGTGCTGGATACCAGAAATTTGAAGACTCAGTATTGGAAAAAATGATGAAG
- the LOC101249856 gene encoding putative casein kinase II subunit beta-4 isoform X1 — protein MYRDRGGGGGSSSRSEIVGGTLDRKRINDALDKHLEKSAPSTSRALKDKAVPSTSVGAGKLHQQHVDHRDTRSSSSLATKNKCSDDESETDSEESDVSGSDGEDTSWISWFCNLRGNEFFCEVDDEYIQDDFNLCGLSSQVPYYDYALDLILDVESSHGDMFTEEQNELVESAAEMLYGLIHVRYILTSKGMAAMSEKYKNYDFGRCPRVYCCGQPCLPVGQSDIPRSSTVKIYCPRCEDIYYPRSKYQGNIDGAYFGTTFPHLYLMTYAHLKPQKPTQNYVPRIFGFKLHKT, from the exons atgtaTAGGGATCGAGGTGGCGGTGGTGGTAGTTCATCGAGGTCGGAGATCGTCGGTGGGACGTTGGATCGAAAACGAATTAATGATGCGTTGGATAAGCACTTGGAAAAATCTGCACCTTCCACATCTAGAGCCTTGAAGGACAAGGCGGTTCCGTCTACCTCCGTAGGTGCCGGAAAATTGCATCAGCAACATGTTGATCATCGAGACACCCGCTCTTCTTCTAGTCTTGCTACGAAGAATAAATGCTCAGATG ATGAATCTGAAACAGACAGTGAAGAGTCTGATGTTAGTGGTTCTGATGGGGAAGATACATCATGGATTTCTTGGTTTTGTAACCTGCGTGGAAATGAGTTCTTCTGTGAAGTTGATGATGAATACATTCAAGATGATTTTAATCTATGTGGATTGAGCAGTCAAGTGCCATACTATGACTATGCACTTGACCTGATCCTTGATGTTGAATCCTCTCATG GTGATATGTTCACCGAGGAGCAGAATGAATTGGTTGAGTCAGCGGCAGAGATGTTGTATGGTTTGATCCATGTCCGGTACATTTTGACTAGCAAGGGAATGGCTGCAATG TCAGAGAAGTACAAGAACTACGACTTCGGGAGATGTCCACGAGTTTATTGCTGTGGACAGCCTTGCCTTCCAGTTGGTCAGTCCGATATTCCACGTTCAAGTACAGTAAAAATATACTGTCCTAGATGTGAGGATATCTATTATCCCCGATCAAAGTACCAAGGCA ATATCGATGGAGCTTACTTTGGAACAACATTTCCACACCTCTATTTGATGACTTACGCACACCTCAAGCCACAAAAACCAACACAAAATTATGTCCCAAGGATATTCGGTTTCAAGCTCCACAAAACTTGA
- the LOC101249856 gene encoding casein kinase II subunit beta-1 isoform X3: MLVCKEQRGMGPEKRLSSFKENGWTSCDHLLIMRDESETDSEESDVSGSDGEDTSWISWFCNLRGNEFFCEVDDEYIQDDFNLCGLSSQVPYYDYALDLILDVESSHGDMFTEEQNELVESAAEMLYGLIHVRYILTSKGMAAMSEKYKNYDFGRCPRVYCCGQPCLPVGQSDIPRSSTVKIYCPRCEDIYYPRSKYQGNIDGAYFGTTFPHLYLMTYAHLKPQKPTQNYVPRIFGFKLHKT, encoded by the exons ATGCTTGTCTGCAAAGAGCAGCGTGGAATGGGACCAGAAAAAAGATTATCAAGTTTCAAAGAGAATGGATGGACTAGTTGTGATCATCTTCTCATTATGCGAG ATGAATCTGAAACAGACAGTGAAGAGTCTGATGTTAGTGGTTCTGATGGGGAAGATACATCATGGATTTCTTGGTTTTGTAACCTGCGTGGAAATGAGTTCTTCTGTGAAGTTGATGATGAATACATTCAAGATGATTTTAATCTATGTGGATTGAGCAGTCAAGTGCCATACTATGACTATGCACTTGACCTGATCCTTGATGTTGAATCCTCTCATG GTGATATGTTCACCGAGGAGCAGAATGAATTGGTTGAGTCAGCGGCAGAGATGTTGTATGGTTTGATCCATGTCCGGTACATTTTGACTAGCAAGGGAATGGCTGCAATG TCAGAGAAGTACAAGAACTACGACTTCGGGAGATGTCCACGAGTTTATTGCTGTGGACAGCCTTGCCTTCCAGTTGGTCAGTCCGATATTCCACGTTCAAGTACAGTAAAAATATACTGTCCTAGATGTGAGGATATCTATTATCCCCGATCAAAGTACCAAGGCA ATATCGATGGAGCTTACTTTGGAACAACATTTCCACACCTCTATTTGATGACTTACGCACACCTCAAGCCACAAAAACCAACACAAAATTATGTCCCAAGGATATTCGGTTTCAAGCTCCACAAAACTTGA
- the LOC101249856 gene encoding casein kinase II subunit beta-1 isoform X2, which translates to MLIIETPALLLVLLRRINAQMIMLVCKEQRGMGPEKRLSSFKENGWTSCDHLLIMRDESETDSEESDVSGSDGEDTSWISWFCNLRGNEFFCEVDDEYIQDDFNLCGLSSQVPYYDYALDLILDVESSHGDMFTEEQNELVESAAEMLYGLIHVRYILTSKGMAAMSEKYKNYDFGRCPRVYCCGQPCLPVGQSDIPRSSTVKIYCPRCEDIYYPRSKYQGNIDGAYFGTTFPHLYLMTYAHLKPQKPTQNYVPRIFGFKLHKT; encoded by the exons ATGTTGATCATCGAGACACCCGCTCTTCTTCTAGTCTTGCTACGAAGAATAAATGCTCAGATG ATTATGCTTGTCTGCAAAGAGCAGCGTGGAATGGGACCAGAAAAAAGATTATCAAGTTTCAAAGAGAATGGATGGACTAGTTGTGATCATCTTCTCATTATGCGAG ATGAATCTGAAACAGACAGTGAAGAGTCTGATGTTAGTGGTTCTGATGGGGAAGATACATCATGGATTTCTTGGTTTTGTAACCTGCGTGGAAATGAGTTCTTCTGTGAAGTTGATGATGAATACATTCAAGATGATTTTAATCTATGTGGATTGAGCAGTCAAGTGCCATACTATGACTATGCACTTGACCTGATCCTTGATGTTGAATCCTCTCATG GTGATATGTTCACCGAGGAGCAGAATGAATTGGTTGAGTCAGCGGCAGAGATGTTGTATGGTTTGATCCATGTCCGGTACATTTTGACTAGCAAGGGAATGGCTGCAATG TCAGAGAAGTACAAGAACTACGACTTCGGGAGATGTCCACGAGTTTATTGCTGTGGACAGCCTTGCCTTCCAGTTGGTCAGTCCGATATTCCACGTTCAAGTACAGTAAAAATATACTGTCCTAGATGTGAGGATATCTATTATCCCCGATCAAAGTACCAAGGCA ATATCGATGGAGCTTACTTTGGAACAACATTTCCACACCTCTATTTGATGACTTACGCACACCTCAAGCCACAAAAACCAACACAAAATTATGTCCCAAGGATATTCGGTTTCAAGCTCCACAAAACTTGA
- the LOC101250156 gene encoding pentatricopeptide repeat-containing protein At1g69290-like — protein MWRRALCNLSKRPFSSQPEIPTLYSFLQPSIFSLKTTESPSTTPPKPHDQTPLTLTQEHKSNLESTLLDSIRSNNTDEAWKSFKTLSNYSAFPSKSLTNSVIIHLSSLNDTLNIKRAFASVVFLLEKKQELLKPETVHVLLNSMRDANSAAPAFALVKCMFKNRYFIPFNLWGDVLVEICRKNGNFGGFLQVFNENCRLAIDEKLNFLKPSLEACNAALECCCREIESTTDAEKVVETMSVLGVRPDECSFGLLAYLYALKGLKEKIAELEGLISGFGFPDKGVFLSNLISGFVKCGNLASVSATILQGVRETCGQGLCFEERTYSEVVSGFLQNGSIKDLAMLISETQTLESPSVIVERSVGYGIINACVNLGLLDKAHTIFDEMNAQGAALGLGVYLPILKAYRKEQRTAEAAQLVTDISGLGLQLDVATYDALIEASMSCQDFQSAFSMFRDMREARIPDLQGSYLTIMTGLTESHRPELMAAFLDEIVEDPRIEIGTHDWNSIIHAFCKAGRLEDARRTFRRMTFLQFEPNEQTYLSLINGNVTVEKYFNVMMLWNEVKRKVSAEGETKLKLDSSLVDAFLYALVKGGFFDAVMQVVEKSQEMKIFVDKWRYKQAFMEKHKKLRVSKLRRKNRGKMEALIAFKNWAGLSA, from the coding sequence ATGTGGAGAAGAGCTCTCTGTAATCTCTCAAAAAGACCCTTTTCTTCACAACCTGAAATACCCACTTTGTATTCCTTTCTCCAGCCTTCAATTTTCTCCTTAAAAACAACTGAATCACCTTCTACAACCCCACCAAAACCCCATGACCAAACCCCTCTAACCTTAACACAAGAACACAAATCTAATCTTGAATCCACTCTTCTAGATTCAATCAGAAGTAACAATACAGATGAAGCATGGAAATCATTCAAGACTCTTTCAAATTACTCTGCTTTCCCAAGTAAGTCACTTACCAATTCAGTAATCATTCATCTGTCATCATTGAATGATACCCTTAACATAAAAAGAGCATTTGCGTCAGTAGTTTTCTTGTTAGAGAAGAAGCAAGAATTGTTAAAGCCTGAAACTGTACATGTACTGTTGAATTCAATGAGGGATGCTAATAGTGCTGCCCCTGCTTTTGCATTGGTGAAGTGTATGTTCAAAAACAGATATTTCATCCCTTTTAATCTGTGGGGTGATGTTCTTGTGGAGATTTGTAGGAAAAATGGTAACTTTGGTGGGTTTTTACAAGTTTTTAATGAGAATTGTAGGCTTGCTATTGATGAGAAGTTGAATTTCTTGAAACCTAGTTTGGAAGCTTGTAATGCTGCTCTAGAATGTTGTTGTCGAGAGATTGAATCGACTACTGACGCGGAGAAAGTGGTGGAGACCATGTCAGTTTTGGGTGTTAGGCCTGACGAATGTAGTTTTGGTTTACTAGCTTACTTGTATGCATTGAAAGGTCTTAAAGAGAAAATAGCTGAGTTAGAAGGTTTGATTAGCGGATTTGGTTTCCCGGATAAAGGGGTTTTTCTTAGTAATTTGATTAGCGGATTTGTAAAGTGTGGTAATTTGGCGTCTGTTTCAGCAACTATTCTTCAAGGTGTAAGAGAAACATGTGGACAAGGATTATGTTTTGAAGAAAGAACTTATAGTGAAGTAGTAAGTGGGTTTCTTCAAAATGGGAGCATAAAAGATTTAGCTATGTTGATCAGTGAAACTCAGACCTTGGAATCTCCATCTGTGATTGTTGAGAGATCCGTTGGATATGGCATCATAAATGCTTGCGTTAATCTTGGGTTATTGGACAAGGCACACACgatatttgatgaaatgaatGCTCAAGGTGCTGCTTTAGGTCTTGGAGTCTACCTTCCAATACTGAAAGCATATAGGAAAGAGCAAAGAACCGCTGAAGCTGCTCAACTGGTGACAGACATAAGCGGTTTAGGTCTCCAGTTGGATGTTGCTACCTATGATGCTCTAATTGAAGCTTCAATGTCATGTCAAGATTTTCAGTCTGCATTTTCTATGTTTAGGGACATGAGAGAAGCAAGAATACCCGACTTGCAAGGGAGTTACTTGACAATCATGACCGGTTTAACAGAAAGTCATCGACCTGAGCTCATGGCAGCTTTCTTGGATGAGATCGTTGAGGATCCTAGAATTGAAATCGGAACGCATGATTGGAACTCCATCATCCATGCCTTCTGCAAGGCTGGACGGCTAGAAGATGCAAGGAGGACTTTCAGGAGAATGACCTTCCTTCAGTTTGAACCAAATGAGCAGACATATCTTTCTCTAATAAATGGAAATGTGACCGTGGAGAAGTATTTCAATGTTATGATGCTGTGGAATGAAGTCAAAAGGAAGGTTTCTGCGGAAGGGGAGACAAAGTTAAAACTAGATAGTAGCCTGGTTGACGCATTTCTGTATGCATTGGTCAAAGGGGGCTTCTTTGATGCAGTAATGCAAGTTGTGGAGAAATCTCAAGAGAtgaaaatttttgttgataaatGGAGATATAAACAAGCATTCATGGAGAAACATAAGAAGCTCAGAGTTTCAAAGTTAAGAAGGAAAAATCGCGGTAAAATGGAGGCACTTATTGCTTTCAAAAATTGGGCGGGTTTGAGTGCTTGA
- the LOC101250444 gene encoding cytochrome P450 714C2 isoform X2: protein METQQLLIVLCGSVVLSFAYLTNFLLLHPRKLRSKLQSQGIKGPSSPSFFLHGNIKKQATPEENNNQELEQNKHTWPFRVFSHIKQWQIEYGSIFMYSSGTTQILCVTDADMVKEISLNQGKPSYLSKDHGPLLGQGIFSSNGPYWAHQRKIIAPEFYLNKVKEMVKLMVESTSKMMESWDERTRNSEGKSEVKVDDDLKSLTADIISRACFGSSYAEGEQIFLKLQTLQMVMSKVPIGVPGLRHIPSKHNREIWRLDKEIKAMILKIVRAQRSPTYEKDLLQVILDAAKSYEENGGDWLPADVAAEMFIVDNCKSIYFAGHENTGLTASWCLMLLAAYPEWQARARAEVLDVCGTDNDHP from the exons atggaaaCACAACAATTACTGATAGTGTTATGTGGATCTGTGGTGTTGTCCTTTGCATATCTCACCAATTTTTTACTTCTACATCCAAGAAAATTAAGATCAAAACTTCAAAGCCAAGGAATTAAGGGACCTTCTTCACCATCTTTTTTTCTCCATGGAAATATCAAGAAACAGGCAACCCCAGAAGAAAACAACAATCAAGAATTAGAACAAAACAAACATACATGGCCTTTCAGAGTGTTTTCACATATAAAACAGTGGCAAATTGAATATG GATCAATATTCATGTACTCATCTGGAACTACACAGATACTATGTGTAACTGATGCAGATATGGTGAAAGAGATATCTTTGAACCAGGGAAAACCATCTTACTTATCCAAAGATCATGGTCCTCTTCTAGGCCAAGGCATTTTCTCTTCAAATGGACCTTACTGGGCTCATCAGAGAAAGATCATTGCCCCTGAATTCTATCTCAACAAGGTTAAG GAGATGGTGAAGCTGATGGTTGAATCCACCAGTAAAATGATGGAATCATGGGATGAGAGAACAAGAAATTCAGAAGGAAAATCGGAGGTTAAGGTGGACGATGATCTCAAGAGTTTGACAGCAGATATAATCTCAAGAGCTTGTTTCGGAAGCAGCTATGCTGAGGGGGAACAAATCTTCCTAAAACTTCAAACTCTTCAAATGGTTATGTCCAAAGTTCCCATTGGAGTTCCTGGATTGAG GCATATTCCAAGTAAACATAACAGGGAGATATGGAGATTGGACAAAGAGATTAAAGCAATGATATTGAAGATAGTACGAGCACAGAGAAGCCCTACTTATGAGAAAGACCTTCTGCAAGTGATACTTGATGCTGCTAAGAGTTATGAAGAGAATGGTGGTGACTGGCTACCAGCTGACGTTGCTGCTGAAATGTTCATTGTCGATAATTGTAAAAGCATATACTTTGCTGGCCATGAGAACACTGGTCTCACAGCATCATGGTGTTTGATGTTACTAGCTGCTTATCCAGAATGGCAAGCTCGTGCCCGTGCTGAGGTGCTTGATGTGTGTGGTA CTGACAATGATCATCCATGA
- the LOC101250444 gene encoding cytochrome P450 714C2 isoform X1 — METQQLLIVLCGSVVLSFAYLTNFLLLHPRKLRSKLQSQGIKGPSSPSFFLHGNIKKQATPEENNNQELEQNKHTWPFRVFSHIKQWQIEYGSIFMYSSGTTQILCVTDADMVKEISLNQGKPSYLSKDHGPLLGQGIFSSNGPYWAHQRKIIAPEFYLNKVKEMVKLMVESTSKMMESWDERTRNSEGKSEVKVDDDLKSLTADIISRACFGSSYAEGEQIFLKLQTLQMVMSKVPIGVPGLRHIPSKHNREIWRLDKEIKAMILKIVRAQRSPTYEKDLLQVILDAAKSYEENGGDWLPADVAAEMFIVDNCKSIYFAGHENTGLTASWCLMLLAAYPEWQARARAEVLDVCGSKLPNDSMLRQMKVLTMIIHETLRLYPPVAFVVREALQDISFKRIEIPKGTNIEIPIPILHQQPELWGPDAYKFNPERFAKGIAKACKVPSAYIPFGIGSRTCVGQNFAMIELKVIVSMILSRFTFSLSPGYQHSPVSRLVLEPEHGIYLYLQRV, encoded by the exons atggaaaCACAACAATTACTGATAGTGTTATGTGGATCTGTGGTGTTGTCCTTTGCATATCTCACCAATTTTTTACTTCTACATCCAAGAAAATTAAGATCAAAACTTCAAAGCCAAGGAATTAAGGGACCTTCTTCACCATCTTTTTTTCTCCATGGAAATATCAAGAAACAGGCAACCCCAGAAGAAAACAACAATCAAGAATTAGAACAAAACAAACATACATGGCCTTTCAGAGTGTTTTCACATATAAAACAGTGGCAAATTGAATATG GATCAATATTCATGTACTCATCTGGAACTACACAGATACTATGTGTAACTGATGCAGATATGGTGAAAGAGATATCTTTGAACCAGGGAAAACCATCTTACTTATCCAAAGATCATGGTCCTCTTCTAGGCCAAGGCATTTTCTCTTCAAATGGACCTTACTGGGCTCATCAGAGAAAGATCATTGCCCCTGAATTCTATCTCAACAAGGTTAAG GAGATGGTGAAGCTGATGGTTGAATCCACCAGTAAAATGATGGAATCATGGGATGAGAGAACAAGAAATTCAGAAGGAAAATCGGAGGTTAAGGTGGACGATGATCTCAAGAGTTTGACAGCAGATATAATCTCAAGAGCTTGTTTCGGAAGCAGCTATGCTGAGGGGGAACAAATCTTCCTAAAACTTCAAACTCTTCAAATGGTTATGTCCAAAGTTCCCATTGGAGTTCCTGGATTGAG GCATATTCCAAGTAAACATAACAGGGAGATATGGAGATTGGACAAAGAGATTAAAGCAATGATATTGAAGATAGTACGAGCACAGAGAAGCCCTACTTATGAGAAAGACCTTCTGCAAGTGATACTTGATGCTGCTAAGAGTTATGAAGAGAATGGTGGTGACTGGCTACCAGCTGACGTTGCTGCTGAAATGTTCATTGTCGATAATTGTAAAAGCATATACTTTGCTGGCCATGAGAACACTGGTCTCACAGCATCATGGTGTTTGATGTTACTAGCTGCTTATCCAGAATGGCAAGCTCGTGCCCGTGCTGAGGTGCTTGATGTGTGTGGTAGTAAGTTGCCAAATGATTCTATGCTTAGACAAATGAAAGTG CTGACAATGATCATCCATGAAACGTTACGTTTGTACCCCCCAGTAGCGTTTGTGGTGAGAGAAGCATTGCAGGATATAAGTTTTAAGAGAATTGAGATCCCAAAAGGGACTAATATTGAGATTCCAATCCCAATCCTGCATCAGCAGCCTGAACTCTGGGGACCAGATGCCTATAAGTTCAATCCAGAAAGATTTGCCAAGGGCATTGCAAAGGCTTGCAAAGTCCCAAGTGCTTATATACCATTTGGCATAGGGAGTAGAACCTGTGTGGGACAAAATTTTGCGATGATTGAACTGAAGGTGATTGTATCGATGATTTTGTCTAGGTTTACATTTTCGTTGTCACCAGGATATCAACACAGTCCTGTTTCTAGATTAGTATTAGAACCTGAGCATGGCATCTATCTGTACCTCCAAAGAGTTTGA
- the LOC101250734 gene encoding cytochrome c oxidase-assembly factor COX23, mitochondrial — protein MANSKIQTPAYPSAAKLADSDCYPQYTASLKCLEQFSSEKSKCQEHFDVYKECKKKEREARLERNRSRSLFS, from the exons ATGGCAAATTCGAAAATTCAAACACCGGCGTATCCAAGTGCAGCAAAACTTGCTGATTCCGATTGTTATCCTCAATACACTGCTTCGCTCAAAT GTTTGGAACAATTTAGCTCAGAGAAGAGCAAATGCCAAGAACATTTCGATGTTTACAAGGAATGCAAGAAAAAGGAG AGGGAAGCTCGGCTAGAGCGCAATCGAAGTCGGTCTTTATTCTCATGA
- the LOC101251031 gene encoding rac-like GTP-binding protein 5: protein MNSSTSASNNATTTGTKFIKCVTVGDGAVGKTCLLISYTSNTFPTDYVPTVFDNFSANVNVDGKIVNLGLWDTAGQEDYNRLRPLSYRGADVFLLAFSLISRPSFENISKKWVPELRHYAPSVPIVLVGTKLDLREDKQFIRDYPGACTISTEQGEELKKQIGAVAYVECSAKTQQNVKAVFDTAIKVVLQPPKTKKQKRKHKACWIL, encoded by the exons ATGAATAGTAGTACTAGTGCTAGTAATAATGCTACAACAACTGGAACAAAGTTCATCAAATGTGTTACTGTTGGAGATGGTGCTGTTGGAAAAACTTGTCTTCTCATCTCCTACACTAGCAACACTTTCCCCACT GATTATGTGCCAACTGTTTTTGACAATTTCAGTGCCAATGTTAATGTTGATGGGAAGATTGTGAATCTTGGCCTGTGGGATACTGCTG GTCAAGAGGATTATAACAGGCTTAGGCCTCTTAGTTATCGAGGAGCCGATGTCTTCCTGCTTGCTTTCTCTCTCATAAGTAGGCCTAGCTTTGAAAACATATCaaaaaag TGGGTTCCTGAGCTAAGACATTATGCCCCATCAGTGCCTATTGTTCTAGTGGGGACTAAATTGG ATTTAAGAGAGGACAAGCAATTTATAAGGGACTATCCTGGTGCATGTACAATTTCAACAGAACAG GGTGAAGAACTGAAAAAACAAATAGGCGCAGTGGCTTATGTTGAGTGCAGTGCTAAGACGCAGCAG AATGTGAAGGCTGTTTTTGATACTGCAATCAAGGTAGTTCTTCAGCCTCCAAAGACCAAAAAACAGAAAAGGAAACACAAAGCCTGCTGGATACTTTGA